CGGCTGGTCGCTCGCCCGCAGACCCGACATCAGGCGGTCCATCGCCTCGCGGCTGCGGTCGGCCCAATCGGACGCGGGCTGCTCGAGCACCCCGTTGAAGTCGGTCCAGGTGTGGGCGGGGTCGCCGGCGATGGGGTAGAGGCGCAGGCTGCCGCCGTTGAGCACGTCCCAGAAGATGTTGAAGCGCTCGTCGAACAGCAGCAGCTGGCGCTGCAGCTTGGTGCGGTCGCGGTCGGGCGTGCGCAGGGCCTCGCGCACCGGCTCGGCCAGCACGTACTGGTTGCCGTTCAGCAGGCTGCTGGCGCTGACCCAGCGCGTCTCCGGGGAGACGCCCAGCAGCGACTTCAGCCCGGGGAAGCGCACGGCCAGCACGGGGTACTCGAACCAGAACTCCGGGTTGGTCAGCCAGGACATGTAGAGGTCCATGGGTTCCCAGCCCTCGAAGCTCTCCCGCTTGGTGATCTTCATCGAGATCTCGCGGGCCTGGGTGTCCAGGGGCTTCATGCGGCCGCGGAAGTCCTGCATGGTCAGCGACTCGCACAGGGCGCGGTTCTCGTCGCCGAGGAAGTTCAGGCTCGGCGCCGCGGCCGGAGCGTGGTCGTGCTCGTGGTCGTGCTGCTGCGCCCGGACCGCGGCGGGGGCCGTCAGGACCAGGGCGCACAGGGCGGCGAACAGGGCAAGGTGACGCCGGGTCATCGCGTCCTCCTGGTGTCGTCGGCTTCGGTTTTCACGGGCCAGATGAGGTCCCGGGCGAAGATCAGCACGAATCCCAGCGAGATCAGGATGTAGCCGAGGTAGGTCGGCCACTTGCCGGGATCGTAGTTCACCGACAGCACGGTGCCCTTCTCGTCCGTGTCGTACGAGGACTGGAAGTGCTTGCGCCCGCGGTGGGTCAGGGGGTGGTTCATGTAGATGCGCACCGGGCGGCCGCTGATCCCCTTCTCCTGGTCGATGAGCCGCACGTGGCTCTCGTAGCTGGCGGGGTTGCGGCTGCCGGGATAGTTCACCAGCAGGAAGTCGTCGAGGTGCAGGCTGTAGGGCAGGGGCAGCTTGATCGAGCCCAGCACGACGCGCGCCGGCCGGCCGCCCAGGTCGATCTCCTCGCCGCGGCCGTCGTCCTTGTAGACCACGGTCTCGGTCGCGGCGCCCTGGGGGCCCGTCACCGCGATGCGCGCGGCCGCCGGATCGTGCTCGTCCTCGCTCGGGGCCGGCTTCAGCTCGATGTGCGGGTGGTTCTGCTGCAGCACGAACTGGAAGCCGCCGTCCGCCACGCGGTAGAGCACGAGCTCCTCGACCGGGAAGGGCGCGCCGGCGGGCAGATCGGCTTCGATCTCGCCGCTGGCCATGTCCATCCGCTGCATGGGCTGCGACGGGAGCGCGGAGACGGAACCGTCGGCGGCGCGGGCGAAGACCAGGCCGGCGCCGCCGGTGCCGGGATCGCCCTCGACGAGCTGCAGGGTCGTGCCGGCGACCCGCTGCGGCTTGCCGGCCACGAGCATCAGCGCCTCGGGACCCTGCTCGCCCACCGTCGTCATCTGCAGGGCGGCGGGCCCGCTGTCCGCCGGCTGGTAGGTGAGCGAGTAGTGCGGCCAGTACTCCAGCACCGACAGCCGGTACTTCTGGCCGCCGAGCTTGACCGAGTGCGCGATGGACTGCTTGCCGGGCGCGTACAGCTGCACCGGGAACGACGCGGTCTCGTCGCCGCTCACGAGCTGCAGGTGGGTCTCGCGCGACCAGACGAAGTCGGTGGACGAGCCCTCGCGGATCGGCATGACGCCCTCGTGCCCGAAGTAGCGCGTGATGCCGGCGCTGATCAGGATCCAGATCATCGCGACGTGGACCATCACGAAGCCGGTCTGGCGAGGCCGGTAGGGCAGGTTCTTGAACAGCACCAGCAGCAGGTTCAGGCAGAGCAGCGCGAGCACCAGCTCGAACCAGCGGGTCCCGTAGACGAGATCACGGGCGCCGACGGCCCCGTAGCTGGACTCCAGGAACGTCGCCTTGCCGATGGCGACGGCGAAGATCACCAGCAGCGCGATGCTCAGCTTGAGCGAGGTCAGCGCGCGGATGAGCGGGAACTGGAAGAAGCGGGTCACGGTCACCGTCCGGGTTGGAGGGTGCGGCCGGTGCGGCCGCCGTGATGACGCGAACGAGCGGGACAGGGGCGTTAACGGTCGTTCCGTTGCCGCCGGGCGGCGTCGGACATGATAACCACCGTTGCGACCGGGAACAAGCAACACCAAGGGGATCG
This genomic interval from bacterium contains the following:
- a CDS encoding cytochrome c biogenesis protein ResB; its protein translation is MTRFFQFPLIRALTSLKLSIALLVIFAVAIGKATFLESSYGAVGARDLVYGTRWFELVLALLCLNLLLVLFKNLPYRPRQTGFVMVHVAMIWILISAGITRYFGHEGVMPIREGSSTDFVWSRETHLQLVSGDETASFPVQLYAPGKQSIAHSVKLGGQKYRLSVLEYWPHYSLTYQPADSGPAALQMTTVGEQGPEALMLVAGKPQRVAGTTLQLVEGDPGTGGAGLVFARAADGSVSALPSQPMQRMDMASGEIEADLPAGAPFPVEELVLYRVADGGFQFVLQQNHPHIELKPAPSEDEHDPAAARIAVTGPQGAATETVVYKDDGRGEEIDLGGRPARVVLGSIKLPLPYSLHLDDFLLVNYPGSRNPASYESHVRLIDQEKGISGRPVRIYMNHPLTHRGRKHFQSSYDTDEKGTVLSVNYDPGKWPTYLGYILISLGFVLIFARDLIWPVKTEADDTRRTR